One region of Eupeodes corollae chromosome 1, idEupCoro1.1, whole genome shotgun sequence genomic DNA includes:
- the LOC129941686 gene encoding GATOR complex protein WDR24 isoform X2, giving the protein MLDSKTSSLRICQEGHANALALNKDYNQIAVAGRSLLKVFSIDTDGFTEVCNMRGGKNQNLSYSSNDVAWSTLDSNILATAATNGVVSVWDLSKFGRQKQLLVYNEHERTAHTVTFHSTEPYLLISGSQDGTIKCFDTRYEKSVFTYFSNSESVRDVKFSPHATNIFSAVSENGTVQLWDLRKSDKCILQFTAHSGPIYTCDWHPTKNWLATGSRDKQIKVWNMDGKASLEHTIHTIAVVGRVKWRPERTHQIASCALVVDYSIHIWDIRRPYIPFASFNDHTNVTTGIAWKGNDSHILLSTSKDSTIYKHAFKDAARPALKANPQGASLNHRDDILHAIKVKVNVTQSTTNPKSTSLFRQKASPSVEHFHMAQSVMHKFLLKPSYTGYIGDQKHGQLKEYECFIGCAKEFILTGKKFIDMCDHNANVSKKFGKHSATTFWKFVKTLYGTSEFSNQKIEQRSSFNIQKNVTANRRMAQTTRPLEIDWNSREKDIPTEDDGEEDSTKDGLEDENQNPQFNSVILSENQILNDISFENFDMLRNGFLYMGPPDFTKALSLPETALHHDVQAARPQQDMKSEKRDNSPPPDKPSLLKVSNLPVISMWEPHQFIADSLKLQSDVGDVQTALCVVIAMGDARKFLPIEETLLEEWFHSYIELLHRYQLWNEACKIINLSWIRSVRELNQKSTSVHTNCGDCGRPLNGAVGWYCAKCKSMQSSKCCVCGLVVRGLYAWCQGCSHGGHLQHLKEYFSTKSVCPKCGHLCEYN; this is encoded by the exons ATGCTTGATTCCAAGACATCTTCCTTGCGCATTTGCCAAGAGGGTCATGCAAATGCATTGGCCCTCAACAAGGACTACAATCAAATTGCAGTTGCAGGCCGAAGCT TGCTTAAGGTATTTTCCATCGATACCGATGGATTTACAGAAGTTTGCAATATGCGAGGTGGAAAGAATCAAAATCTCAGTTATTCGTCAAATGATGTGGCTTGGAGTACGTTGGATAGTAACATTCTCGCAACGGCGGCTACAAATGGGGTGGTATCCGTTTGGGATTTGTCCAAGTTTGGCAGACAAAAGCAACTACTCGTCTACAATGAACACGAAAGGACAGCTCATACTGTAACTTTCCACAGCACTGAACCATATTTGCTAATATCAGGGTCGCAGGATGGCACAATTAAGTGTTTCGATACAAGATACGAAAAATCAGTTTTCACTTACTTCAGCAATTCTGAGAGCGTGCGGGACGTTAAATTCAGTCCACATGCTACGAACATATTCTCAGCAGTCTCTGAAAATGGAACTGTCCAATTGTGGGATTTAAGAAA GTCAGATAAGTGCATTTTACAATTTACCGCTCACAGTGGACCAATTTACACTTGTGACTGGCATCCTACAAAGAACTGGCTTGCAACAGGAAGTAGAGATAAGCAAATAAAG GTTTGGAATATGGATGGAAAGGCCTCTTTAGAGCACACTATTCACACCATCGCTGTGGTTGGTAGAGTAAAATGGCGACCGGAAAGAac TCATCAGATTGCCAGCTGTGCACTTGTAGTCGACTACAGCATTCATATTTGGGATATAAGAAGACCTTACATTCCGTTTGCTTCATTTAACGATCATACAAATGTAACAACCGGAATAGCGTGGAAAGGCAACGACTCACATATCCTGCTATCGACAAGTAAAGACTCTACTATTTACAAACATGCTTTTAAGGACGCTGCACGGCCAGCATTAAAAGCAAATCCCCAAGGTGCGAGTTTAAATCACAGAGATGATATCTTGCATGCGATCAAGGTCAAGGTGAATGTCACTCAGTCGACAACCAATCCCAAAAGCACCTCTTTATT caGACAAAAGGCATCGCCCAGCGTTGAACATTTTCATATGGCGCAATCAGTGATGCACAAATTCCTATTAAAACCGTCG TACACAGGATACATTGGCGACCAGAAGCATGGTCAACTCAAGGAATACGAATGTTTCATTGGCTGTGCAAAAGAGTTCATATTGACGGGCAAAAAATTTATAGACATGTGTGACCATAACGCAAATGTCTCCAAAAAGTTCGGCAAACATAgt GCTACAACGTTTTGGAAATTTGTCAAAACATTATATGGCACATCGGAGTTTAGTAATCAAAAAATCGAACAAAGAAGTTCCTTCAACATTCAAAAGAACGTAACAGCAAATCGAAGAATGGCCCAAACAACGCGTCCACTTGAAATTGATTGGAACAGTCGCGAAAAAGATATACCCACAGAAGATGATGGAGAAGAGGATAGTACCAAAGATGGACTAGAGGATGAGAATCAAAATCCACAGTTCAATTCTGTGATTCTATCGGAAAACCAAATTCTAAACGATATATCATTCGAAAACTTTGATATGCTTCGAAATGGATTTTTGTACATGGGTCCTCCAGATTTTACAAAGGCTCTTTCTCTACCTGAAACGGCTTTACATCATGATGTTCAAGCAGCACGGCCGCAACAGGATATGAAATCAGAAAAGCGAGATAATTCGCCA ccTCCAGATAAACCTAGTCTTCTTAAGGTATCTAATTTACCCGTGATATCGATGTGGGAACCCCATCAGTTTATAGCTGATTCACTGAAATTGCAGAGCGATGTTGGTGATGTCCAAACAGCTTTATGTGTAGTCATTGCCATGGGTGATGCACGAAAGTTTCTTCCAATTGAGGAAACTCTCCTA GAAGAATGGTTTCATTCGTATATTGAACTCTTACATCGTTATCAATTGTGGAACGAGGCTTGTAAGATAATTAATCTCTCTTGGATACGATCAGTGAGAGAACTTAATCAAAAATCCACATCCGTACATACCAATTGTGGTGATTGTGGAAGACCGCTGAATGGAGCTGTTGGTTGGTATTGTGCCAAATGCAAGTCTATGCAGAGTTCTAAATGTTGTGTGTGCGGTCTGGTTGTGAGAGGATTATATGCATGGTGTCAAGGGTGCTCGCACGGTGGACATTTACAACATCTTAAGGAGTACTTTTCTACTAAATCTGTTTGCCCAAAGTGTGGGCATTTGTgtgaatataattaa
- the LOC129941686 gene encoding GATOR complex protein WDR24 isoform X1 translates to MLDSKTSSLRICQEGHANALALNKDYNQIAVAGRSLLKVFSIDTDGFTEVCNMRGGKNQNLSYSSNDVAWSTLDSNILATAATNGVVSVWDLSKFGRQKQLLVYNEHERTAHTVTFHSTEPYLLISGSQDGTIKCFDTRYEKSVFTYFSNSESVRDVKFSPHATNIFSAVSENGTVQLWDLRKSDKCILQFTAHSGPIYTCDWHPTKNWLATGSRDKQIKVWNMDGKASLEHTIHTIAVVGRVKWRPERTHQIASCALVVDYSIHIWDIRRPYIPFASFNDHTNVTTGIAWKGNDSHILLSTSKDSTIYKHAFKDAARPALKANPQGASLNHRDDILHAIKVKVNVTQSTTNPKSTSLLSRQKASPSVEHFHMAQSVMHKFLLKPSYTGYIGDQKHGQLKEYECFIGCAKEFILTGKKFIDMCDHNANVSKKFGKHSATTFWKFVKTLYGTSEFSNQKIEQRSSFNIQKNVTANRRMAQTTRPLEIDWNSREKDIPTEDDGEEDSTKDGLEDENQNPQFNSVILSENQILNDISFENFDMLRNGFLYMGPPDFTKALSLPETALHHDVQAARPQQDMKSEKRDNSPPPDKPSLLKVSNLPVISMWEPHQFIADSLKLQSDVGDVQTALCVVIAMGDARKFLPIEETLLEEWFHSYIELLHRYQLWNEACKIINLSWIRSVRELNQKSTSVHTNCGDCGRPLNGAVGWYCAKCKSMQSSKCCVCGLVVRGLYAWCQGCSHGGHLQHLKEYFSTKSVCPKCGHLCEYN, encoded by the exons ATGCTTGATTCCAAGACATCTTCCTTGCGCATTTGCCAAGAGGGTCATGCAAATGCATTGGCCCTCAACAAGGACTACAATCAAATTGCAGTTGCAGGCCGAAGCT TGCTTAAGGTATTTTCCATCGATACCGATGGATTTACAGAAGTTTGCAATATGCGAGGTGGAAAGAATCAAAATCTCAGTTATTCGTCAAATGATGTGGCTTGGAGTACGTTGGATAGTAACATTCTCGCAACGGCGGCTACAAATGGGGTGGTATCCGTTTGGGATTTGTCCAAGTTTGGCAGACAAAAGCAACTACTCGTCTACAATGAACACGAAAGGACAGCTCATACTGTAACTTTCCACAGCACTGAACCATATTTGCTAATATCAGGGTCGCAGGATGGCACAATTAAGTGTTTCGATACAAGATACGAAAAATCAGTTTTCACTTACTTCAGCAATTCTGAGAGCGTGCGGGACGTTAAATTCAGTCCACATGCTACGAACATATTCTCAGCAGTCTCTGAAAATGGAACTGTCCAATTGTGGGATTTAAGAAA GTCAGATAAGTGCATTTTACAATTTACCGCTCACAGTGGACCAATTTACACTTGTGACTGGCATCCTACAAAGAACTGGCTTGCAACAGGAAGTAGAGATAAGCAAATAAAG GTTTGGAATATGGATGGAAAGGCCTCTTTAGAGCACACTATTCACACCATCGCTGTGGTTGGTAGAGTAAAATGGCGACCGGAAAGAac TCATCAGATTGCCAGCTGTGCACTTGTAGTCGACTACAGCATTCATATTTGGGATATAAGAAGACCTTACATTCCGTTTGCTTCATTTAACGATCATACAAATGTAACAACCGGAATAGCGTGGAAAGGCAACGACTCACATATCCTGCTATCGACAAGTAAAGACTCTACTATTTACAAACATGCTTTTAAGGACGCTGCACGGCCAGCATTAAAAGCAAATCCCCAAGGTGCGAGTTTAAATCACAGAGATGATATCTTGCATGCGATCAAGGTCAAGGTGAATGTCACTCAGTCGACAACCAATCCCAAAAGCACCTCTTTATT aagcaGACAAAAGGCATCGCCCAGCGTTGAACATTTTCATATGGCGCAATCAGTGATGCACAAATTCCTATTAAAACCGTCG TACACAGGATACATTGGCGACCAGAAGCATGGTCAACTCAAGGAATACGAATGTTTCATTGGCTGTGCAAAAGAGTTCATATTGACGGGCAAAAAATTTATAGACATGTGTGACCATAACGCAAATGTCTCCAAAAAGTTCGGCAAACATAgt GCTACAACGTTTTGGAAATTTGTCAAAACATTATATGGCACATCGGAGTTTAGTAATCAAAAAATCGAACAAAGAAGTTCCTTCAACATTCAAAAGAACGTAACAGCAAATCGAAGAATGGCCCAAACAACGCGTCCACTTGAAATTGATTGGAACAGTCGCGAAAAAGATATACCCACAGAAGATGATGGAGAAGAGGATAGTACCAAAGATGGACTAGAGGATGAGAATCAAAATCCACAGTTCAATTCTGTGATTCTATCGGAAAACCAAATTCTAAACGATATATCATTCGAAAACTTTGATATGCTTCGAAATGGATTTTTGTACATGGGTCCTCCAGATTTTACAAAGGCTCTTTCTCTACCTGAAACGGCTTTACATCATGATGTTCAAGCAGCACGGCCGCAACAGGATATGAAATCAGAAAAGCGAGATAATTCGCCA ccTCCAGATAAACCTAGTCTTCTTAAGGTATCTAATTTACCCGTGATATCGATGTGGGAACCCCATCAGTTTATAGCTGATTCACTGAAATTGCAGAGCGATGTTGGTGATGTCCAAACAGCTTTATGTGTAGTCATTGCCATGGGTGATGCACGAAAGTTTCTTCCAATTGAGGAAACTCTCCTA GAAGAATGGTTTCATTCGTATATTGAACTCTTACATCGTTATCAATTGTGGAACGAGGCTTGTAAGATAATTAATCTCTCTTGGATACGATCAGTGAGAGAACTTAATCAAAAATCCACATCCGTACATACCAATTGTGGTGATTGTGGAAGACCGCTGAATGGAGCTGTTGGTTGGTATTGTGCCAAATGCAAGTCTATGCAGAGTTCTAAATGTTGTGTGTGCGGTCTGGTTGTGAGAGGATTATATGCATGGTGTCAAGGGTGCTCGCACGGTGGACATTTACAACATCTTAAGGAGTACTTTTCTACTAAATCTGTTTGCCCAAAGTGTGGGCATTTGTgtgaatataattaa
- the LOC129949005 gene encoding putative nuclease HARBI1, which produces MFFFDSETESEGEEVFYAKIKRRYLRDNSNPFELSENDFVQQFRVNKECFKMILSSLDLPQDRRRTSVPPVLQLCATLNLLASGSYQTNVGTNVLLSMAQTTVSKFFRRTLSLLENKFCPQWIKFDCSKFRDSKEYYYRKFKLPGIVGCVDGTHIPILRPKENEHIYFNRKGFHSLNAMVICNHLNEIIAINSSHGGAAHDSAVWNCSNEVEFLKQQFHAGEVSIRLLG; this is translated from the exons atgtttttctttgattcggAGACTGAAAGTGAAGGCGAAGAAGTGTTCTAtgccaaaataaaaagaagatatttgagagaTAACAGCAACCCATTCGAATTGAGTGAAAAtga ctttgtaCAGCAGTTTAGAGTCAACAAggaatgttttaaaatgataCTCAGCTCGTTAGATCTTCCACAAGACAGAAGAAGAACATCAGTTCCACCAGTTCTACAGCTGTGTGCAACATTAAATCTCCTAGCTAGTGGGAGTTACCAAACCAATGTTGGAACAAATGTGTTGCTAAGTATGGCACAGACAACAGTTTCCAAGTTCTTTCGCCGAACGTTGAGTCTcctggaaaataagttttgtccgcaatggattaaatttgattgCTCTAAATTTAGAGACAGCAAGGAGTACTACTATAGGAAATTTAAACTACCGGGAATAGTGGGCTGCGTTGATGGTACTCATATTCCTATTTTAAGACCAAAAGAAAACGAGCACATCTATTTCAACCGTAAAGGGTTCCATAGTTTGAATGCAATGGTG ATTTGCAATCATCTAAACGAAATAATAGCAATCAACAGTTCACATGGTGGTGCTGCACATGACTCGGCTGTTTGGAATTGCAGCAATGAGGTAGAGTTTCTAAAACAACAATTTCATGCAGGTGAAGTAAGCATTCGACTTCTGGGTTag